A window of Parachlamydiales bacterium contains these coding sequences:
- a CDS encoding 2,3-bisphosphoglycerate-dependent phosphoglycerate mutase, giving the protein MTTLILLRHGLSKWNKLNLFTGWVDIPLSKEGVDEAFAAGQIIKDLPIDIIYTSTLIRAQMTAMLAMIGHHSGKVPVMQHELEGNHADWGKIYNEATEQNTIPVFKAWQLNERMYGELQGLNKAETVEKFGAEQVKIWRRSYDVPPPHGESLEITAARSIPYFRDIVIPQLKQGKNTLITAHGNSLRSIIMDLDGLTKQQVLELELPTGVPVIYNYSDGKFLKQT; this is encoded by the coding sequence CTATCCAAATGGAATAAATTAAACCTCTTTACGGGATGGGTGGATATTCCGTTGTCTAAAGAGGGTGTCGATGAAGCTTTTGCTGCAGGTCAGATCATTAAAGACCTTCCCATCGATATTATCTATACTTCGACCCTGATAAGAGCTCAGATGACTGCAATGCTGGCAATGATAGGCCATCATTCGGGCAAGGTTCCGGTCATGCAGCATGAACTGGAAGGGAACCACGCTGACTGGGGAAAGATCTATAATGAAGCTACAGAACAGAATACCATACCCGTCTTCAAAGCTTGGCAACTGAACGAGAGGATGTATGGAGAATTACAGGGGTTGAACAAAGCTGAAACTGTGGAGAAATTTGGGGCTGAACAAGTGAAAATCTGGCGCCGCAGCTACGATGTCCCCCCTCCGCATGGAGAAAGTTTGGAGATCACTGCTGCCCGATCCATCCCTTACTTTCGCGATATTGTCATACCTCAGCTTAAACAAGGTAAAAACACCTTGATCACCGCCCACGGCAACTCCCTACGCTCCATCATCATGGATCTTGATGGACTCACAAAACAGCAAGTTTTAGAATTAGAGTTGCCAACAGGGGTTCCGGTCATATACAATTATAGCGACGGAAAATTTTTAAAGCAGACATGA
- a CDS encoding aminotransferase class V-fold PLP-dependent enzyme: MKGIYLDNSTKARPSPRAISAMLPYLSDMWGAPSAPHQGGNMLIGTMENCYRTIYNFLGASEQDTFILTSSGAEAVNQVYHSVYHGATRRLAKTHFIVSATDEAPSLMCVSRLEEVGCIGEMLQVDPQGLVSLEDIATLITPSTALVSISWGNGLTGTLQPIQEIAELCRSKGVLFHVDATHVLGRMYFDLKDIGADYLTFNAEQLHAPSGIGGLLIRKGAPSHPLISGGIEQAALRAGSLNIPALVALAEICKECDEHRDFLGTETARLRNKLETDLNKHVAGSKLFFQNQYRLPHISVAAFPNVVNETLLFLLNKKKIMACIGGGSFQQLALVMETCSVASPLAHSCISFSLSRETNEEDIDATVEAIAQALQQLNKSILC, translated from the coding sequence ATGAAAGGAATTTACCTAGACAACTCCACTAAAGCGCGCCCTTCGCCGCGCGCTATCAGCGCTATGCTGCCCTATCTTTCCGATATGTGGGGGGCTCCCTCTGCACCGCATCAGGGAGGAAATATGCTTATAGGAACAATGGAGAATTGCTACCGCACCATTTATAATTTTTTAGGCGCCTCCGAACAAGACACCTTTATACTCACTTCATCAGGGGCCGAAGCCGTCAACCAGGTTTACCATTCAGTTTATCATGGAGCGACACGCCGCTTAGCTAAGACCCATTTCATTGTTAGTGCTACAGACGAAGCTCCCTCTCTGATGTGCGTTTCACGTCTCGAAGAGGTGGGCTGTATCGGGGAAATGCTTCAAGTCGACCCTCAAGGGCTCGTCAGCTTAGAAGATATTGCCACATTAATCACCCCCTCAACGGCTCTTGTCTCTATCTCTTGGGGAAATGGTCTTACCGGTACTTTACAGCCTATACAAGAAATCGCTGAGCTATGCCGCAGCAAAGGTGTCCTATTTCATGTGGATGCGACGCATGTCTTGGGTCGTATGTACTTCGATCTCAAGGATATAGGTGCCGATTATCTCACTTTCAACGCCGAACAGCTCCATGCCCCTTCAGGCATTGGCGGGCTCCTCATCCGTAAAGGCGCACCCTCCCATCCTCTCATCAGTGGAGGCATAGAACAAGCTGCTCTCCGCGCTGGAAGTTTAAATATCCCGGCATTGGTAGCCTTAGCTGAAATCTGTAAAGAATGCGACGAGCACCGCGACTTCCTCGGCACCGAGACAGCTCGGCTTCGAAATAAACTCGAAACAGACCTAAATAAACACGTCGCAGGATCGAAGCTCTTCTTCCAGAACCAATACAGACTTCCACATATTTCCGTAGCGGCTTTTCCCAATGTCGTCAATGAGACACTGCTTTTTCTGCTCAATAAAAAGAAAATCATGGCCTGTATCGGCGGGGGCTCATTTCAGCAACTCGCCCTAGTGATGGAGACCTGCAGTGTCGCCAGCCCATTAGCCCATAGCTGCATCTCCTTCAGCCTATCCCGCGAAACAAACGAAGAAGATATCGATGCTACTGTCGAAGCTATTGCACAAGCCCTGCAACAACTTAATAAAAGCATCCTATGTTAA
- a CDS encoding NifU family protein has product MLTQLIESFTWYRYSKKALARLENPRCAGKFDPAASDERGVRLVTAEAGFAEDGNKVRIEWLVDRDDGIIVDARFSAFGQTALLIAADIGCELCISKNYDQARRLTTELMDKALRDKGDQPAFPKETLPHLQLVIEALHDAADHCNDLPLSVAYVAPPVPSDQMAIEGNGYPGWLELPYQQKIAVIEQVLDDDVRPYISLDAGGVNVLKLEDNTRLLIGYTGTCTSCYSSVGTTLSYIQQVLRAKVHPDLNVIPDL; this is encoded by the coding sequence ATGTTAACCCAGCTTATCGAATCTTTCACTTGGTACCGCTACAGTAAAAAGGCGCTAGCCCGTTTAGAAAATCCACGCTGCGCCGGGAAGTTTGATCCTGCAGCTAGCGACGAAAGAGGCGTGCGTCTTGTCACTGCAGAAGCAGGATTTGCTGAAGACGGCAATAAAGTACGCATAGAGTGGCTTGTAGACCGCGATGATGGAATCATTGTGGATGCACGTTTCTCAGCTTTTGGGCAAACAGCACTTTTGATTGCCGCAGATATAGGGTGCGAGCTGTGCATCAGTAAAAATTATGACCAAGCACGCCGCCTTACAACGGAACTGATGGATAAAGCACTCCGCGATAAGGGGGATCAACCGGCTTTCCCTAAAGAAACCTTACCGCATCTGCAATTGGTTATTGAAGCTCTCCATGATGCAGCAGATCATTGCAACGACCTGCCTCTCTCGGTCGCTTATGTAGCGCCGCCCGTTCCTAGCGATCAGATGGCTATTGAAGGGAATGGCTACCCAGGCTGGCTAGAACTGCCTTATCAACAGAAAATCGCCGTAATAGAACAAGTTCTTGATGACGATGTCAGACCGTACATATCTTTGGATGCTGGTGGAGTCAATGTCCTTAAATTGGAGGACAATACACGTTTGCTGATAGGCTATACCGGTACATGTACTTCTTGCTACTCTTCAGTGGGTACGACGTTGTCCTATATTCAGCAGGTATTACGCGCGAAAGTTCATCCCGATTTAAACGTTATCCCCGATTTATAA
- a CDS encoding biotin--[acetyl-CoA-carboxylase] ligase produces the protein MRLVYYHVSTIDSTNSLAKRGAAHWNREDLTAITTDEQTGGRGQYNRPWVMIKGKDIAVSYVLYTQSEHLADIPFAAAIAVDKALNIPGVHFKWPNDVFVNQKKICGILVETTPVENTTCLIIGIGINILSGPADWTGIGQPVTSYFAETSQQIVPEKLLESLSLNIAEIIPQVLRSGFSFIKNKYHLRSNKQ, from the coding sequence ATGCGCCTTGTATATTATCATGTTTCAACCATTGACTCCACCAATTCGCTCGCTAAGCGAGGCGCAGCCCATTGGAATAGAGAGGATTTGACAGCGATAACAACTGACGAGCAAACAGGCGGAAGAGGTCAATATAATAGGCCATGGGTCATGATCAAAGGCAAAGATATAGCAGTAAGCTATGTCTTGTATACGCAAAGCGAGCATTTAGCTGACATTCCCTTTGCTGCAGCAATTGCTGTGGATAAAGCACTGAACATTCCAGGTGTTCATTTTAAATGGCCCAATGACGTATTTGTAAATCAAAAGAAGATTTGTGGAATTCTCGTAGAGACGACACCTGTAGAAAATACAACCTGTCTGATTATTGGGATTGGAATCAATATCTTATCTGGCCCCGCAGATTGGACAGGCATCGGACAGCCCGTAACTTCTTATTTTGCAGAGACTTCCCAGCAAATAGTCCCCGAAAAACTTTTAGAATCGCTGTCATTAAATATAGCAGAGATCATCCCCCAAGTTCTTAGATCAGGATTCTCATTCATAAAAAATAAATATCATCTTCGCAGTAACAAGCAATAA
- a CDS encoding FtsW/RodA/SpoVE family cell cycle protein, with translation MGLLSRIDWLVVPIIILLMGISLLVISSYSIQGDNTEAPFLTPLVKVQLQWFAIGWSVYFLAAAFDYNKLREWTWAFYVLVLLLLIGLFFSDAVQRVHRWYKVPILNMSLQPSEYAKLSVVVALSWYMERHSGRSRSWSTLLAAGLIVGIPFFLILKQPDLGTALVLYPVALVMLYFGDANPWVVRFMTALSAIGLILVASIFLGFVTPEQIKPYATKVLKEYQFDRLNPKTHQQQAAITAIAVGGMTGTGWRKSTFTAGGWLPTPYTDSVFPAFGEEFGWLGILFLLTLFFILVYRCFQVAIIAKDPFGRLLAAGITSYLAMHILINIGMMTGFLPITGVPLILVSYGGSSILSTMMALGILQSIYARRFMF, from the coding sequence ATGGGGTTGCTGAGCAGGATAGATTGGTTAGTTGTTCCGATCATTATACTTTTAATGGGAATAAGCTTGCTAGTCATCTCCTCTTATTCCATACAAGGCGATAACACCGAAGCTCCCTTTTTAACACCGCTGGTGAAGGTCCAGCTCCAATGGTTTGCTATCGGGTGGTCAGTCTATTTTCTTGCGGCTGCCTTCGACTATAACAAATTGCGGGAATGGACTTGGGCTTTTTATGTTTTGGTGCTCTTGTTACTCATAGGCTTATTTTTCAGCGATGCCGTACAGAGGGTGCACCGTTGGTATAAGGTCCCTATTCTTAATATGAGTTTGCAACCGTCTGAATATGCTAAACTCTCAGTTGTGGTAGCTCTAAGCTGGTATATGGAGAGGCATTCAGGGAGGTCCCGTTCATGGAGCACTCTTTTAGCTGCCGGACTGATTGTGGGCATACCCTTCTTTCTTATCTTAAAACAACCCGATCTAGGCACTGCCTTGGTCCTGTATCCTGTTGCTCTTGTCATGCTATACTTTGGTGATGCCAACCCCTGGGTGGTACGTTTTATGACAGCTCTCAGTGCGATAGGCCTTATCCTCGTAGCTAGCATATTCCTAGGATTTGTCACTCCCGAGCAGATCAAACCCTATGCTACAAAGGTATTGAAAGAATACCAGTTCGACCGCCTTAATCCAAAGACCCACCAGCAGCAAGCTGCTATCACTGCAATTGCCGTCGGTGGAATGACAGGGACGGGGTGGAGAAAAAGTACATTTACAGCAGGGGGGTGGCTTCCTACACCTTATACCGATTCAGTTTTTCCTGCTTTCGGTGAGGAATTCGGGTGGCTTGGAATACTCTTTCTGCTGACCTTATTTTTTATCCTTGTCTACCGCTGCTTCCAAGTAGCAATCATTGCTAAAGATCCTTTTGGCCGGCTGCTGGCAGCAGGCATCACCTCGTATTTAGCAATGCATATCCTTATCAATATCGGAATGATGACAGGCTTTCTGCCTATCACAGGTGTACCGCTAATCCTCGTCTCCTACGGTGGATCCTCCATATTGTCGACAATGATGGCATTGGGTATTCTACAGAGTATCTATGCACGGAGGTTCATGTTCTAA
- the rpsJ gene encoding 30S ribosomal protein S10, with product MAKQEKQAKQERKPGAERSTPRQQARQKIRIRLKGFDQRILDRATGDIVETAKRTGAAIAGPIPLPTRREIYTVLRSPHVDKKSREQFEIRTHKRLVDILNPTGKTIDALKTLTLPAGVDIKIKA from the coding sequence ATGGCAAAACAAGAAAAACAAGCAAAACAAGAACGCAAGCCAGGTGCTGAGCGTTCTACACCCCGTCAGCAGGCGCGTCAAAAAATCCGCATCCGCCTGAAAGGGTTTGACCAACGCATTCTCGACCGCGCTACAGGCGACATCGTCGAGACAGCAAAACGTACCGGCGCAGCTATTGCAGGACCAATCCCCCTGCCTACACGCCGCGAGATCTACACTGTTCTCCGTTCACCACACGTGGACAAGAAATCGCGTGAACAGTTTGAGATCCGTACGCATAAGCGTTTGGTCGATATTTTGAATCCAACAGGTAAAACAATTGATGCGTTGAAGACGCTGACATTGCCAGCCGGTGTGGACATCAAAATTAAGGCGTAA
- the fusA gene encoding elongation factor G — MPRKDPIKNVRNIGIMAHIDAGKTTTTERILLFTGRTHRLGEVHDGAATMDWMVQEQERGITITSAATKVHWHDAVINIIDTPGHVDFTVEVERSLRVLDGAVAVFCSVSGVEPQSETVWRQADKYGVPRIAFVNKMDRMGADFFDAIHTMRDKLHANAIAVHCPIGAESEFQGMVDLVTMRAIFFKEETLGREYYEADIPADILDKAKELRAELLDELATVDESNESFMMKVLEDPDSLTKDEINAAIRKGVITNKFTPVLCGSAFKNKGVQQLLDAIVNWMPSPEDRGVVKGIDLKTDQEILLKPEDNAPLAALAFKIATDPYVGRLTYIRIYSGTLTKGMTVFNSTKDQKERISRVLEMHANTRVEQDEKYAGDIAAVIGLKSTSTGDTLCDPSHPLILEKMEFPEPVINMAIEPKSKADREKLAVALGALSEEDPTFRVFTNEETGQTIIAGMGELHLEILHDRMKREFNVEANVGKPQVSYKETITAPGSSQTKFVKQSGGRGQYAHVELEVEPNEKGKGNEVVSKIVGGVIPREYIPAIIKGVEEGLMTGILAGFNLVDVKVAIVYGSYHEVDSNEMAFKICGSMAIKDAAKKCKPIILEPIMRVDVTTPESHVGDVIGDLNRRRGQILGQENHKGAVIINAEVPLSEMFGYSTTLRSVTSGRGTYSMEPSHFEKVPAKVQEEIVNVSRK, encoded by the coding sequence ATGCCTAGAAAAGACCCGATTAAAAACGTCCGCAATATCGGTATCATGGCCCACATTGATGCCGGTAAAACGACTACTACTGAGCGTATCCTCCTTTTCACAGGACGTACGCACCGCTTAGGCGAAGTGCATGACGGCGCAGCGACAATGGACTGGATGGTTCAAGAGCAAGAGCGCGGCATCACTATCACCTCTGCAGCGACAAAAGTACACTGGCATGACGCCGTCATCAACATCATCGATACACCGGGCCACGTCGACTTCACCGTTGAAGTTGAACGCTCCCTCCGCGTACTCGATGGCGCTGTCGCCGTCTTCTGTTCCGTCTCCGGCGTTGAGCCGCAGTCCGAAACAGTCTGGCGCCAAGCCGACAAATACGGCGTACCCCGTATCGCCTTCGTCAATAAAATGGACCGCATGGGCGCCGACTTCTTCGACGCTATCCACACAATGCGCGACAAACTGCACGCCAACGCAATCGCCGTCCACTGCCCTATCGGCGCGGAAAGCGAATTCCAAGGCATGGTCGACCTCGTTACAATGCGCGCCATCTTCTTCAAAGAAGAAACGCTTGGCCGTGAATACTACGAAGCCGATATCCCTGCAGACATCCTAGACAAGGCAAAAGAACTCCGCGCAGAACTGCTGGATGAACTTGCTACCGTCGACGAAAGCAACGAATCCTTCATGATGAAAGTCCTAGAAGATCCAGATTCCTTGACGAAAGATGAGATCAATGCCGCTATCCGTAAAGGCGTCATCACTAACAAATTCACACCGGTCTTGTGCGGGTCCGCCTTCAAAAACAAAGGCGTACAACAGCTCCTCGATGCGATTGTTAATTGGATGCCGTCGCCTGAAGACCGCGGTGTCGTTAAAGGGATCGATCTCAAAACGGACCAAGAAATCTTGCTTAAGCCTGAAGACAACGCTCCTCTCGCTGCGCTAGCTTTCAAAATCGCTACTGACCCTTACGTTGGACGCCTTACCTACATCCGTATCTACAGCGGTACGTTGACAAAAGGTATGACCGTTTTCAACTCGACCAAAGACCAGAAAGAGCGCATCTCCCGCGTTTTGGAAATGCACGCCAACACACGTGTGGAACAAGATGAGAAATACGCCGGCGACATCGCCGCCGTTATCGGCCTCAAGTCCACAAGCACTGGCGACACTCTCTGCGATCCTAGCCACCCGCTCATCCTCGAGAAGATGGAATTCCCGGAACCGGTTATTAACATGGCCATCGAACCTAAGTCCAAAGCTGACCGCGAAAAGTTAGCTGTTGCCTTAGGCGCATTGTCAGAAGAAGACCCGACTTTCCGCGTATTCACTAACGAGGAAACCGGACAAACTATTATCGCCGGTATGGGTGAACTCCACCTAGAAATCCTGCATGACCGTATGAAGCGCGAATTCAACGTCGAAGCTAACGTCGGTAAGCCCCAAGTCTCCTACAAAGAGACAATTACAGCTCCAGGTAGCTCTCAAACAAAATTCGTCAAACAGTCCGGCGGCCGCGGCCAGTACGCGCACGTTGAATTGGAAGTCGAACCGAACGAGAAAGGCAAAGGCAACGAAGTTGTCAGCAAGATCGTCGGTGGTGTCATCCCGAGAGAATACATTCCTGCGATAATCAAAGGGGTCGAAGAAGGCTTGATGACAGGTATCCTCGCCGGATTCAACCTGGTCGACGTCAAAGTCGCTATCGTCTACGGTTCGTACCACGAAGTGGACTCCAACGAGATGGCCTTTAAGATCTGCGGATCTATGGCTATCAAAGATGCAGCTAAAAAATGCAAACCTATCATTCTTGAACCCATCATGCGCGTGGATGTCACCACTCCCGAATCGCATGTAGGTGACGTCATCGGCGACTTAAACCGCCGCCGCGGACAAATTTTGGGTCAAGAAAACCACAAGGGCGCGGTAATTATCAACGCGGAAGTACCACTCAGTGAAATGTTTGGCTACTCAACCACGCTGCGCTCAGTGACGTCCGGACGCGGAACTTACTCGATGGAACCAAGCCATTTCGAGAAAGTACCTGCTAAAGTCCAAGAAGAAATCGTCAATGTAAGTAGGAAGTAA
- the rpsG gene encoding 30S ribosomal protein S7: MSRRRRPDKREITPDPIYGSTVLSKFINKIMIGGKKSLARSIVYEALEKFAQKIKSENPLEAFEQALENAKPTLEVKSRRIGGATYQVPIEIPANRRTSLAMFWIINHARSKAGRSMIDGLSNELFDCFNNQGTTIKKKDDTHRMAEANKAFAHYKW; this comes from the coding sequence ATGTCACGTCGCAGACGCCCTGATAAAAGGGAAATCACCCCCGATCCGATCTATGGCAGCACCGTTCTGTCTAAGTTCATCAACAAGATCATGATTGGCGGTAAAAAATCACTCGCGCGCAGTATCGTTTACGAGGCTCTCGAGAAATTCGCACAAAAAATTAAGAGCGAAAATCCGCTTGAAGCCTTCGAGCAAGCTCTAGAAAATGCTAAACCTACTCTGGAAGTGAAATCACGCCGTATCGGTGGCGCCACTTACCAAGTACCTATCGAAATACCTGCTAACCGCCGTACTTCGTTAGCTATGTTTTGGATCATTAACCACGCCCGCTCCAAAGCCGGACGTTCAATGATTGACGGTCTTTCCAACGAATTGTTTGACTGCTTTAACAATCAAGGCACTACAATCAAGAAGAAAGACGACACCCACCGTATGGCCGAGGCAAATAAAGCCTTCGCCCACTATAAATGGTAA